The Poecilia reticulata strain Guanapo linkage group LG13, Guppy_female_1.0+MT, whole genome shotgun sequence genome has a segment encoding these proteins:
- the LOC103474801 gene encoding cell division protein ZipA isoform X2, with amino-acid sequence MYAFILRVISCLCIFQGGVASQRKLLHRILVCTGAFLCLPVILGLARCLSSEVKQQPHPRKEVLHANGHRDRSHQPPQPPPRRPVPKKRTAPPHKAPSPSQQKPELLYADISQDALRNQKAQREPAQPTVYSSVRFS; translated from the exons aTGTATGCGTTTATCTTGCGTGTGATCAGCTGTCTGTGTATCTTTCAGGGAG GTGTTGCCTCGCAGAGAAAACTCTTACATAGGATTCTGGTCTGCACTGGCGCCTTTCTTTGTCTTCCTGTCATTTTGGGATTGGCTCGCTGCCTGAGTTCAGAGGTTAAGCAACAGCCACATCCCAGGAAAGAGGTCTTACATGCAAATGGACATAGAGATAGATCACATCAGCCTCCACAGCCTCCGCCCCGACGCCCAGTACCAAAGAAACGCACTGCTCCTCCTCACAAAG CTCCCTCACCGTCCCAGCAAAAGCCAGAG TTGCTGTACGCAGACATTTCTCAAGATGCCCTGAGGAATCAAAAGGCTCAGAGAGAGCCAGCTCAACCCACCGTCTACTCATCTGTCAGATTTTCCTGA
- the LOC103474801 gene encoding uncharacterized protein LOC103474801 isoform X1 — MYAFILRVISCLCIFQGGVFSEECSQGVHGKRETFFVPAGGSLSLPCVVQHCGGNWTGNWLKLWENLTTSTTVENSARHHITIAPVSANRSELHLKILSVRQSDEGFYTCSVKWSDGSQAVSHWKQVNVTKGVASQRKLLHRILVCTGAFLCLPVILGLARCLSSEVKQQPHPRKEVLHANGHRDRSHQPPQPPPRRPVPKKRTAPPHKAPSPSQQKPELLYADISQDALRNQKAQREPAQPTVYSSVRFS; from the exons aTGTATGCGTTTATCTTGCGTGTGATCAGCTGTCTGTGTATCTTTCAGGGAG GTGTTTTTTCTGAAGAATGCAGTCAGGGTGTACACGGAAAACGTGAGACATTCTTCGTGCCTGCGGGGGGCAGCTTGTCTCTGCCCTGTGTGGTTCAGCACTGTGGAGGCAACTGGACAGGCAACTGGTTGAAGTTGTGGGAAAATCTCACAACTTCAACCACTGTTGAAAACAGTGCAAGGCACCATATCACCATTGCCCCAGTCAGTGCCAATCGAAGCGAACtacatttaaagattttgagTGTTAGACAGTCAGATGAAGGGTTTTACACATGCAGTGTGAAATGGAGTGATGGAAGCCAGGCTGTAAGCCATTGGAAGCAAGTGAATGTCACAAAAG GTGTTGCCTCGCAGAGAAAACTCTTACATAGGATTCTGGTCTGCACTGGCGCCTTTCTTTGTCTTCCTGTCATTTTGGGATTGGCTCGCTGCCTGAGTTCAGAGGTTAAGCAACAGCCACATCCCAGGAAAGAGGTCTTACATGCAAATGGACATAGAGATAGATCACATCAGCCTCCACAGCCTCCGCCCCGACGCCCAGTACCAAAGAAACGCACTGCTCCTCCTCACAAAG CTCCCTCACCGTCCCAGCAAAAGCCAGAG TTGCTGTACGCAGACATTTCTCAAGATGCCCTGAGGAATCAAAAGGCTCAGAGAGAGCCAGCTCAACCCACCGTCTACTCATCTGTCAGATTTTCCTGA